A genomic region of Chloroflexota bacterium contains the following coding sequences:
- a CDS encoding NTP transferase domain-containing protein → MTLSVVILAAGQGTRMKSALPKVLHRICGQPMAQYAVDSGRALAGGPPVLIVGHGGEAVKAALGEQCHYVTQAEQLGTGHAVLQAADLLRERGGQVLVYYADMPLLTADTLKQLNERQRRNSGPLTMLTVLAGDPRGFGRIVRGPDGLVTAIVEEAQATPEQKAIHELNVGAYCFNAEFLWSELPKIPVSPKGEYYLTDLIGIAASRGSRVEAVVLDDEEETIGVNTRVHLAEAEAAMRRRLNRRWMEAGV, encoded by the coding sequence ATGACACTTTCTGTGGTGATCCTTGCCGCCGGCCAGGGCACGCGCATGAAATCCGCTTTGCCCAAAGTTTTGCATCGCATTTGCGGCCAGCCGATGGCGCAGTACGCAGTTGACTCAGGTCGGGCGCTGGCCGGCGGCCCGCCCGTCCTCATCGTCGGTCACGGCGGTGAGGCAGTGAAGGCAGCGCTGGGCGAGCAGTGCCACTACGTGACTCAGGCCGAGCAACTTGGCACCGGCCACGCCGTCCTGCAAGCCGCCGATTTGTTGCGTGAGCGGGGCGGGCAAGTGCTGGTCTACTATGCCGACATGCCGCTCCTCACCGCCGACACCCTGAAACAGCTAAACGAGCGCCAGCGCCGGAACAGCGGCCCGCTCACCATGCTCACTGTCCTCGCCGGCGACCCGCGCGGCTTTGGCCGCATCGTTCGCGGCCCCGACGGCTTGGTGACGGCCATTGTCGAAGAAGCGCAGGCCACGCCGGAGCAGAAGGCGATCCACGAACTCAACGTCGGCGCTTATTGCTTCAACGCCGAATTCTTGTGGTCTGAACTTCCGAAGATTCCTGTTTCGCCCAAAGGTGAATACTATCTTACCGATCTGATCGGCATTGCCGCCTCTCGCGGGTCGCGGGTCGAGGCCGTCGTCCTCGACGACGAAGAGGAGACCATCGGCGTCAACACCCGCGTTCACCTGGCCGAGGCCGAAGCCGCCATGCGGCGGCGCCTCAACCGGCGCTGGATGGAAGCCGGGGT